A stretch of the Ornithodoros turicata isolate Travis chromosome 4, ASM3712646v1, whole genome shotgun sequence genome encodes the following:
- the LOC135391731 gene encoding phenoloxidase-activating factor 2-like isoform X2, with protein sequence MFGVRISEKMMCAARTFLQLFTLCCIIAACAAQPNATDGATGGTTGVRACKCMEYWDCVSSGGSPYAYCQYSTKVCCFVDPRARAVGILPKAPKIDNCGRKGVENRRDGVSQAGEWPWHVAILEKQNDIYVCGAALVDEYWVLTAAHCVDDYSDPRPLKLRLGEHDVQTQTEPFPYEERDVSHVVLHPAFDNTSLTHDIALVQVATPAKRRPNINTVCMPERGLTKLMLEDKAARCFITGWGKQREGGGHATVLKEIRVPLWKNKDCEFALRRHFGAQFKLSDSSLCAGEAGRDACDGDGGGPLVCERNTIWYQVGVVSFGVGCGRRDMPGVYSRVEDYRDWIHQVILNS encoded by the exons ATGTGCGCTGCACGGACCTTTCTGCAACTGTTCACGTTGTGTTGCATCATTGCTGCCTGTGCGGCTCAACCCAATGCGACCGACGGCGCCACAGGAG GTACAACTGGCGTGCGCGCCTGCAAGTGCATGGAGTACTGGGACTGTGTGAGTTCAGGGGGAAGTCCATACGCCTACTGTCAGTACAGCACAAAGGTGTGCTGCTTTGTCGATCCTAGAGCCAGAGCAGTGGGAATCCTGCCCAAGGCACCAAAGATAGACAACTGTGGTAGAAAAGGCGTCGAAAATCGTCGGGACGGCGTCTCTCAAGCCGGAGAGTGGCCCTGGCAT GTGGCCATCTTGGAGAAGCAGAACGACATCTACGTCTGCGGTGCTGCCTTGGTTGACGAGTACTGGGTGCTCACCGCCGCTCACTGTGTTGATGACTA CTCGGACCCCCGTCCTCTGAAACTCCGGCTCGGCGAACATGACGTGCAAACGCAAACCGAGCCTTTTCCGTACGAGGAACGCGACGTGAGCCACGTGGTCCTGCATCCGGCGTTCGACAACACCTCTTTGACGCACGATATCGCCCTTGTGCAAGTGGCCACACCGGCCAAGCGGAGGCCCAACATCAACACCGTCTGCATGCCGGAGAGGGGACTCACTAAGCTCATGCTGGAAGACAAGGCAGCACGATGCTTCATCACGGGATGGGGAAAACAGAGGGAAG GAGGAGGTCACGCCACAGTCCTGAAAGAAATCCGCGTCCCACTTTGGAAAAACAAGGACTGTGAGTTCGCTCTGCGTCGTCACTTCGGAGCACAGTTCAAGTTGTCGGACAGCAGCCTGTGCGCGGGCGAAGCGGGAAGGGATGCCTGTGAC GGTGACGGAGGTGGTCCTCTCGTTTGCGAACGTAACACCATCTGGTACCAGGTGGGCGTGGTCTCTTTCGGCGTCGGATGTGGCAGGCGAGACATGCCGGGAGTCTACAGTCGAGTGGAAGATTACAGGGACTGGATTCATCAAGTCATTCTCAACTCGTGA
- the LOC135391731 gene encoding phenoloxidase-activating factor 2-like isoform X1, whose translation MFGVRISEKMMCAARTFLQLFTLCCIIAACAAQPNATDGATGGTTGVRACKCMEYWDCVSSGGSPYAYCQYSTKVCCFVDPRARAVGILPKAPKIDNCGRKGVENRRDGVSQAGEWPWHVAILEKQNDIYVCGAALVDEYWVLTAAHCVDDYSSDPRPLKLRLGEHDVQTQTEPFPYEERDVSHVVLHPAFDNTSLTHDIALVQVATPAKRRPNINTVCMPERGLTKLMLEDKAARCFITGWGKQREGGGHATVLKEIRVPLWKNKDCEFALRRHFGAQFKLSDSSLCAGEAGRDACDGDGGGPLVCERNTIWYQVGVVSFGVGCGRRDMPGVYSRVEDYRDWIHQVILNS comes from the exons ATGTGCGCTGCACGGACCTTTCTGCAACTGTTCACGTTGTGTTGCATCATTGCTGCCTGTGCGGCTCAACCCAATGCGACCGACGGCGCCACAGGAG GTACAACTGGCGTGCGCGCCTGCAAGTGCATGGAGTACTGGGACTGTGTGAGTTCAGGGGGAAGTCCATACGCCTACTGTCAGTACAGCACAAAGGTGTGCTGCTTTGTCGATCCTAGAGCCAGAGCAGTGGGAATCCTGCCCAAGGCACCAAAGATAGACAACTGTGGTAGAAAAGGCGTCGAAAATCGTCGGGACGGCGTCTCTCAAGCCGGAGAGTGGCCCTGGCAT GTGGCCATCTTGGAGAAGCAGAACGACATCTACGTCTGCGGTGCTGCCTTGGTTGACGAGTACTGGGTGCTCACCGCCGCTCACTGTGTTGATGACTA CAGCTCGGACCCCCGTCCTCTGAAACTCCGGCTCGGCGAACATGACGTGCAAACGCAAACCGAGCCTTTTCCGTACGAGGAACGCGACGTGAGCCACGTGGTCCTGCATCCGGCGTTCGACAACACCTCTTTGACGCACGATATCGCCCTTGTGCAAGTGGCCACACCGGCCAAGCGGAGGCCCAACATCAACACCGTCTGCATGCCGGAGAGGGGACTCACTAAGCTCATGCTGGAAGACAAGGCAGCACGATGCTTCATCACGGGATGGGGAAAACAGAGGGAAG GAGGAGGTCACGCCACAGTCCTGAAAGAAATCCGCGTCCCACTTTGGAAAAACAAGGACTGTGAGTTCGCTCTGCGTCGTCACTTCGGAGCACAGTTCAAGTTGTCGGACAGCAGCCTGTGCGCGGGCGAAGCGGGAAGGGATGCCTGTGAC GGTGACGGAGGTGGTCCTCTCGTTTGCGAACGTAACACCATCTGGTACCAGGTGGGCGTGGTCTCTTTCGGCGTCGGATGTGGCAGGCGAGACATGCCGGGAGTCTACAGTCGAGTGGAAGATTACAGGGACTGGATTCATCAAGTCATTCTCAACTCGTGA